One genomic window of Juglans regia cultivar Chandler unplaced genomic scaffold, Walnut 2.0 Scaffold_37, whole genome shotgun sequence includes the following:
- the LOC118345683 gene encoding uncharacterized protein LOC118345683, whose amino-acid sequence MVRPRRQANVPEDELSRGERDDAIARALNKMSDLYEQNFRPPQGDLNSAVQVGCTYERFLAHRTPTFTGEEDPMRARRWILDLERTFEVCGCTEVQMVLYASYMLQGEAAYWWETKRSLLEMEFGSLAAVSWQRFKKEFDDRYFPVSVRRQKAREFNNLVQGGMTVEQYATKFMELGRFAPHLIATEELQVERFMEGLGPEVCRQVACLQIVEFQKLVDLASITERENSFVVGSPPGQKRRSYLGEGSSSGSPQKFVQRTGTRPQTTSGVRAGGRTPVCPRCSRAHEGDCGQRGIQCFRCGQPGHFARECPSLVQGGQGGRGGRRGGRGNQRQLVQARVYAVTPGDVDYEAPETHDAGVITGRVRLYDFYACTLFDSGASQSFVSATFARMCNLVTEPLPQSLVVALPNSEIVCCSKVALGCPLDLGGRTLDADLIVFKLLGFDIILGMDWLYRYSANIDCRRRVIGFQLSDEDYLEFVGSKLKARPSVISAVQAKKDIACGADAFLVQVVSTPSEKKSLADIPVVEEFPDVFVDELPGLPPVRDMEFVIDLEPGAAPVHKAPYRMAPAELKELKTQLQELVDKGFIQPSTSPWGAPVLFVKKKDGTLRMCIDYRELNKVTIKNKYPLPRIDDLFDQLQGAAVFSKIDLRSGYYQLRIRDKDVPKTAFRTREHQLYAKLSKCEFWLEEVKFLGHVISQEGVAVDPSKVEAVLSWPRPSTVREIRSFLGLAGYYRRFVESFSRLSGPLTALTRKNTEFVLSDKCERSFQELKRKLTMAPVLALPEPHKPFVTFSDASKLGLGCVLMQEGRVVAYASRAKVEVVSDSLVPGAEIELNRIYIAYIVQVYLHL is encoded by the exons GGAGATCTAAATAGTGCGGTCCAAGTGGGGTGCACCTATGAGCGCTTCCTGGCGCATAGGACTCCTACCTTTACTGGGGAAGAGGATCCAATGCGAGCTAGGAGATGGATTCTAGATTTGGAAAGGACCTTTGAAGTCTGTGGGTGTACTgaggtccagatggttttgtaTGCAAGTTATATGCTACAAGGTGAAGCAGCATACTGGTGGGAGACCAAGCGGTCACTCCTAGAAATGGAGTTCGGATCCTTGGCTGCTGTGTCCTGGCAGCGGTTTAAAAAGGAATTTGATGATCGATACTTTCCTGTTTCAGTGAGAAGGCAGAAGGCTcgggagtttaataatttggttCAAGGAGGTATGACGGTCGAGCAATATGCAACGAAATTTATGGAGCTTGGACGGTTCGCTCCTCACCTCATTGCCACCGAAGAGCTGCAGGTGGAGCGTTTTATGGAGGGTCTGGGCCCTGAAGTATGCAGACAAGTGGCTTGTCTCCAGATTGTGGAATTTCAGAAGCTGGTAGACTTGGCCAGTATCACAGAGCGCGAGAATAGCTTTGTAGTGGGATCCCCTCCAGGTCAGAAAAGACGGAGTTATCTTGGTGAAGGAAGCAGTTCTGGATCGCCACAGAAATTTGTTCAGAGGACCGGGACCCGTCCACAGACAACCTCCGGTGTTCGTGCAGGAGGCCGGACTCCAGTATGCCCGAGATGTAGTAGAGCCCATGAGGGTGATTGTGGTCAAAGGGGCATTCagtgttttagatgtggccagCCGGGTCACTTTGCTCGGGAGTGTCCCAGTCTAGTTCAAGGAGGTCAAGGAGGACGAGGAGGTCGTCGAGGTGGAAGGGGCAACCAGAGACAGTTGGTACAAGCCCGAGTTTATGCGGTGACTCCTGGCGACGTGGATTATGAGGCTCCAGAGACCCACGATGCTGGAGTGATTACTG GAAGAGTTCgtctatatgatttttatgcttgTACTTTGTTTGATTCTGGGGCGTCCCAATCTTTTGTGTCTGCCACGTTTGCACGAATGTGCAATTTGGTTACAGAACCTCTACCACAATCCTTAGTTGTGGCTCTTCCTAATAGCGAGATCGTGTGTTGCTCCAAGGTTGCTTTGGGTTGTCCTTTGGATCTTGGTGGAAGGACACTGGATGCAGATTTGATTGTATTCAAGTTGCTtggttttgatataattttgggtatggattggctgtatCGTTATTCTGCGAATATTGATTGTAGAAGACGAgtaattggttttcaactttCGGATGAGGACTATTTAGAATTCGTGGGAAGTAAGTTAAAGGCAAGACCATCAGTTATATCAGCAGTTCAAGCTAAGAAAGATATAGCTTGTGGGGCAGATGCTTTTTTGGTCCAAGTCGTATCTACACCATCTGAGAAGAAATCTTTAGCCGATATTCCAGTGGTGGAAGAATTTCCCGATGTGTTCGTGGATGAGTTACCTGGATTGCCTCCCGTTCGTGACATGGAATTTGTTATTGATCTGGAACCCGGGGCGGCTCCTGTGCATAAGGCTCCTTACCGCATGGCACCGGCcgagttaaaagagttgaagacACAATTGCAAGAATTGGTTGACAAAGGATTTATTCAGCCTAGTACTTCGCCCTGGGGAGCGCCTGTtttgtttgtcaagaagaaagatggtaCTCTCAGAATGTGCATAGACTATCGGGAGCTTAACAAGGTGACTATCAAGAACAAGTACCCTCTTCCAAGAATTGATGATctgtttgatcagcttcagggAGCAGCTGTCTTTTCGAAGATTGACTTGAGATCAGGGTACTATCAGCTGAGGATAAGGGATAAGGACGTGCCCAAGACTGCTTTCAGGACGAG AGAGCATCAATTGTACGCTAAGTTGAGCAAGTGTGAATTCTGGTTAGAAGAAGTTAagtttcttggacatgtgatttcTCAAGAAGGGGTGGCTGTAGATCCTAGTAAAGTAGAAGCTGTTTTGTCATGGCCTCGCCCTTCAACAGTTCGTGAGATACGAAGTTTCTTGGGACTTGCCGGTTACTATCGAAGATTTGTGGAAAGTTTTTCTCGACTATCAGGACCTCTCACTGCCTTGACTAGGAAGAATACGGAGTTTGTATTGTCTGACAAATGTGAGAGaagttttcaagagttgaagaGAAAATTGACAATGGCACCTGTTTTGGCACTTCCAGAGCCACACAAGCCATTTGTGACTTTTAGTGATGCATCCAAACTCGGGTTGGGATGCGTTCTTATGCAAGAGGGACGGGTTGTTGCTTATGCATCTC